A region from the Thermodesulfovibrionales bacterium genome encodes:
- a CDS encoding transglutaminase domain-containing protein yields MTRSSVRLLLLSLFVFLSPSFTEASDTALEKDLQKRLEKSKRIISKAIEKLKGGSSIFDETAQLKATAEDVRTVDLLLQERFRLMDEEIKSKGPTARVRQGVMADGYRKALAEYLSLIDSLPPEGQNAEAVLENLRDLLDRTLKKKKKPIFGSLPYRNLYYPSREPSADPPIKPAYKGGNRTVSTDDLKNTAEAPISDTIANLAQSLNWNPISMYEYVKNTIETEWYWGCMKGAEETLRQKAGNDCDQATLLVALFRASGFPSRYVRGTMEFFAGGRDGSPIEKVKNLTGIDDPWKIAEYFQKAGVPYKTTLSGGTITNFQIEHIWVESQIPYANYRGAIIDEQGKMWLGLDTSIKVKGYTYNNPIDVYQQSGMSAQLSALMDQYLGAMHTETPLEYLEGKLSASSYQLSALMRTRTIIPEVMNILPASMQFNQIKITHEYTEIPDELKHKVRFITADTNSAELFSLILDTLKLSNQKITISYEPETVEDQQIIDSYGGLDNTPAYLVRLRPVLKVNGQRMVVGKDALPMGEEHTLQIELISPNGTETGTNTQITGNVVAIGIVSQKAVQQSTADIGSDAEALLFRETVTYIDRWNKAEEELASIMQLTLSRPMPTVVIVGGVIDVTCLLDIPHGFEWKGTFIDAPVRAVEIISPQSSLRRDAEGKRQATFMQLSALQGSILENRIFEDDFRVDSISTAKLFEVANASHTPVLSIDKANISSLFPALSFDEAIKQDIANAVNQNLTVRMPQTEMSYADWTGVGYLKENPLTGEAGYMLTGMIAGGMTAVSPNKWLSGDLKSTLNRPYSTNFAIRPLMVAIIFPYDGAALSGSLIDVEGIVSDPAATVNVNGVRASVSNNGRFAAKGVSLSTGTNRITAVATSLLGKTDSQTISVNYQPSQISPMMLSITYPTAGASINRRTTVVRGTVTTDAKEISIKVNGIAADIYGNQFVINNVSLVDGDNVIIANALDSNGAVARAEVTVRGDTSKPYVTLSASITSGIPALMAYFSVATSIPNVITSYQIDFEGAGVIDYTGDNFENISHTYTTEGVYYPTVTVVDAQGNTYTDSIAITVLNKAEIDALLKGKWLKLKAALASGDIEGALVLFKERAKDKYRTIFNALKDQLPMILQTFIEFNIIDVYEIIAEYEIVANEDGILYSYPGVFIRGGDGIWKFNDF; encoded by the coding sequence TTGACGAGAAGCTCTGTACGCCTCTTATTGTTGTCTCTTTTTGTCTTCCTTTCGCCGTCTTTTACCGAAGCATCTGATACGGCTCTCGAAAAAGATCTCCAGAAGCGCCTTGAAAAGAGTAAGCGCATAATCTCGAAGGCAATAGAAAAACTCAAAGGGGGGAGTTCCATATTTGATGAGACAGCGCAACTGAAGGCCACGGCTGAGGACGTTAGGACAGTGGACCTCCTGCTTCAGGAGCGTTTCAGGTTGATGGATGAAGAAATAAAGTCAAAAGGGCCAACTGCCCGCGTGAGACAGGGAGTGATGGCGGATGGTTACCGCAAGGCCCTTGCTGAATATCTCAGTCTTATTGACAGCCTCCCCCCTGAAGGGCAAAACGCTGAAGCAGTTCTGGAAAACCTCAGAGACCTTCTTGACAGAACCCTCAAGAAAAAGAAGAAGCCAATCTTCGGAAGCCTTCCTTACAGGAACCTCTACTATCCCTCAAGAGAACCAAGCGCAGACCCGCCCATTAAACCCGCTTACAAGGGCGGGAACAGGACCGTCTCCACTGATGATCTGAAAAATACTGCCGAAGCGCCAATTTCAGATACAATAGCTAACCTTGCACAATCGTTGAACTGGAATCCCATATCGATGTACGAATATGTGAAGAACACCATCGAGACAGAGTGGTACTGGGGTTGCATGAAAGGGGCGGAGGAGACCTTACGGCAGAAAGCGGGCAATGACTGCGATCAGGCGACACTCCTCGTCGCACTTTTCAGAGCGTCGGGGTTCCCCTCAAGGTATGTAAGGGGGACGATGGAATTTTTTGCAGGGGGACGAGACGGATCTCCGATAGAGAAGGTGAAGAATCTCACCGGCATAGATGACCCGTGGAAGATAGCTGAGTATTTCCAGAAGGCAGGAGTTCCCTATAAAACAACACTATCAGGGGGAACAATAACCAACTTCCAGATTGAGCACATATGGGTAGAGAGCCAGATACCCTATGCCAACTACCGGGGAGCGATTATCGACGAGCAGGGAAAGATGTGGCTCGGCCTTGATACGTCCATAAAAGTGAAGGGATATACATACAACAATCCGATAGACGTCTATCAGCAATCGGGAATGAGCGCGCAACTATCAGCCTTGATGGACCAATACTTGGGCGCGATGCATACAGAAACTCCTCTTGAGTATCTGGAAGGAAAACTTTCAGCCAGCAGTTATCAACTTTCTGCCCTCATGAGGACAAGGACTATAATCCCGGAGGTAATGAATATCCTCCCTGCGAGCATGCAGTTCAATCAGATCAAGATCACCCATGAGTATACCGAGATACCTGACGAACTGAAGCACAAAGTCAGATTCATCACAGCAGACACAAACAGCGCTGAACTCTTCTCGCTGATACTCGATACCCTCAAACTCTCCAACCAGAAGATAACGATAAGCTATGAACCGGAGACGGTGGAGGACCAGCAGATCATCGACTCCTATGGAGGCTTGGATAACACACCAGCATATCTGGTGAGATTGAGGCCGGTGCTAAAGGTGAATGGGCAGAGAATGGTTGTCGGTAAGGACGCCTTGCCGATGGGAGAAGAACATACACTGCAAATAGAGCTCATCTCGCCCAATGGAACGGAAACGGGCACGAATACGCAGATAACCGGGAATGTGGTCGCCATAGGAATAGTCTCCCAGAAAGCCGTCCAACAGTCAACTGCGGATATAGGCAGTGATGCGGAGGCATTGCTCTTCAGAGAGACAGTAACCTATATCGACCGGTGGAACAAAGCTGAGGAAGAACTCGCCTCAATCATGCAGTTGACATTGTCAAGACCGATGCCGACGGTGGTAATTGTCGGAGGAGTGATAGATGTCACCTGTCTTCTCGACATACCGCACGGCTTTGAATGGAAGGGAACGTTCATTGACGCGCCGGTAAGGGCGGTTGAAATAATCTCGCCGCAGTCATCCCTGCGCCGAGATGCGGAAGGAAAGCGACAAGCGACATTCATGCAATTATCCGCCCTCCAGGGCTCGATACTCGAAAACAGAATCTTCGAGGATGATTTCCGGGTCGATTCCATATCAACGGCAAAGCTCTTTGAAGTCGCAAACGCAAGTCATACGCCGGTCCTGTCCATTGACAAAGCTAACATATCCTCACTGTTTCCCGCATTGTCATTCGATGAGGCCATCAAACAGGACATAGCAAATGCTGTGAACCAAAATCTCACCGTCCGCATGCCTCAGACCGAAATGAGTTACGCCGATTGGACAGGAGTCGGTTATCTCAAAGAAAATCCTTTGACAGGTGAAGCCGGCTATATGCTTACCGGCATGATAGCAGGCGGAATGACGGCGGTATCACCGAATAAATGGCTGTCGGGCGATCTTAAGAGCACCTTGAACAGACCGTACTCTACAAATTTCGCCATCCGTCCACTGATGGTAGCCATCATCTTCCCTTATGACGGAGCCGCCCTGTCTGGTTCACTGATAGACGTTGAAGGAATCGTAAGCGATCCTGCCGCGACAGTGAATGTCAATGGCGTTAGGGCATCGGTTTCGAACAATGGCCGGTTTGCTGCAAAGGGAGTGTCGTTATCAACAGGAACAAACCGGATAACAGCCGTTGCAACATCACTGCTCGGTAAGACTGATTCGCAGACCATAAGCGTCAATTATCAACCGTCCCAGATATCACCCATGATGCTATCGATAACGTATCCGACTGCAGGCGCTTCGATCAATAGGCGGACAACCGTGGTGAGGGGAACTGTCACGACAGATGCGAAAGAGATATCGATCAAGGTAAACGGAATAGCAGCAGATATTTATGGCAATCAGTTTGTGATCAACAATGTATCACTCGTAGACGGGGACAATGTGATCATCGCTAATGCACTGGATAGTAATGGAGCAGTTGCAAGGGCAGAGGTCACGGTAAGGGGAGACACCTCGAAGCCCTATGTTACTCTTAGCGCCAGCATCACGAGCGGCATACCGGCACTTATGGCATACTTTTCCGTCGCGACCTCCATACCCAACGTAATAACGTCGTATCAGATTGACTTTGAGGGAGCTGGGGTGATTGATTACACCGGTGACAATTTCGAAAATATCAGCCACACCTATACGACTGAAGGCGTATATTATCCAACCGTGACGGTGGTGGATGCTCAAGGGAATACCTATACGGATTCGATTGCTATAACCGTGTTGAATAAGGCGGAAATCGATGCGCTGCTTAAAGGAAAATGGCTCAAGCTAAAAGCGGCGTTAGCAAGCGGAGACATCGAGGGAGCATTAGTTCTGTTCAAAGAAAGAGCCAAGGACAAATATAGAACTATCTTCAATGCACTCAAGGATCAGTTGCCGATGATCTTGCAGACATTTATAGAGTTCAACATCATCGACGTGTATGAGATCATCGCCGAATATGAGATCGTGGCAAATGAAGATGGAATACTCTACTCTTATCCCGGCGTATTTATCAGGGGTGGCGATGGGATTTGGAAGTTTAACGACTTTTGA